A region of Kiritimatiellia bacterium DNA encodes the following proteins:
- a CDS encoding L-fucose isomerase: MMGGSKKGTKKVASPSDTKAAAPAAPAGWRWVGEFPAVGIRPTIDGRRRGVRESLEEQVMGMARRAAALISGELRYPDGSPVRCVVADTCIGGAAEAAMCAEKFRREGVGVSLTVTPCWCYGSETMDMDPLTPKAIWGFNGTERPGAVYLAAVLAAHNQKGLPAFGIYGRDVQDRDDATIPPDVREKILRFCRAGLAVAMMRGKSYLSLGGTSMGIAGSIVDHPFFERYLGMRVEAVDMTELVRRIEETIYDPEEFARAIAWTRANCREGEDVNPPDQRRDRVRKDWEWEMVVKMTMIARDLMIGNPRLAELGFGEEALGHNAIAGGFQGQRQWTDHFPNGDFTEAILNSSFDWNGIRAPFVFATENDSLNGVAMLFGYLLTNTAQIFADVRTYWSPDAVRRATGRRLTGPAAEGIIHLINSGAATLDGTGEQSRDGQPAMKPFWEITEEEVQRCLKATSWPPAVYEYFRGGGFSSCYLSKGGMPLTMSRISLVQGLGPVLQIAEGWSVEIPKAVHDALNRRTNQTWPTTWFVPRLTGRGPFADVYSVMNNWSANHGAISYGHIGADLIALAAALRIPVAMHNVEEAAIFRPSAWGLFGASDPQGADYRACANFGPLYG, translated from the coding sequence ATGATGGGCGGTTCGAAGAAAGGGACGAAGAAGGTGGCGAGCCCCTCCGACACGAAGGCGGCAGCGCCAGCGGCGCCGGCGGGGTGGCGGTGGGTCGGGGAGTTCCCGGCGGTGGGCATCCGGCCGACGATTGACGGGCGGCGGCGGGGGGTGAGGGAGTCGCTGGAAGAGCAGGTGATGGGGATGGCGCGCCGCGCGGCGGCGCTGATCTCCGGCGAGCTGCGGTATCCGGATGGCAGTCCGGTACGTTGTGTCGTTGCGGACACTTGCATTGGCGGCGCCGCGGAGGCGGCGATGTGTGCGGAGAAGTTCCGCCGCGAAGGGGTTGGGGTATCGCTCACCGTGACGCCGTGCTGGTGCTACGGTAGCGAGACGATGGACATGGATCCGCTCACGCCGAAAGCGATCTGGGGGTTCAACGGCACCGAGCGGCCCGGCGCGGTGTATCTGGCGGCGGTGCTTGCCGCCCACAATCAGAAAGGGCTGCCCGCGTTCGGCATTTACGGACGCGACGTGCAGGACCGCGACGATGCGACGATCCCGCCCGACGTGCGCGAGAAGATTCTGCGGTTTTGCCGCGCGGGGTTGGCGGTGGCGATGATGCGCGGCAAGTCTTACCTCTCGCTCGGCGGTACCTCCATGGGGATCGCGGGCTCGATCGTGGACCATCCCTTCTTTGAGCGCTACCTCGGAATGCGCGTGGAAGCGGTGGACATGACGGAGCTGGTGCGCCGGATTGAAGAAACGATCTACGATCCGGAAGAGTTTGCCCGCGCGATCGCATGGACGCGCGCGAACTGTCGCGAGGGCGAGGACGTGAACCCGCCGGATCAGCGCCGCGACCGAGTGCGCAAGGACTGGGAGTGGGAGATGGTCGTCAAAATGACCATGATCGCCCGCGACCTGATGATCGGCAATCCGCGGCTCGCGGAGCTCGGCTTCGGCGAGGAGGCGCTGGGCCACAATGCGATTGCGGGCGGCTTCCAGGGGCAGCGGCAGTGGACGGACCACTTTCCGAACGGCGATTTTACTGAGGCGATTTTGAATTCGTCGTTCGACTGGAACGGCATACGTGCGCCGTTCGTGTTCGCAACCGAAAACGACAGCCTGAACGGCGTTGCCATGTTGTTTGGGTATTTGCTCACCAACACCGCGCAGATTTTCGCGGATGTGCGGACGTATTGGAGCCCGGACGCGGTGCGGCGGGCGACGGGGCGTCGTCTGACGGGGCCGGCGGCGGAGGGGATCATTCATCTGATCAACTCCGGCGCGGCGACGCTCGACGGCACCGGCGAGCAGTCCCGCGATGGCCAGCCCGCGATGAAGCCATTTTGGGAGATTACCGAAGAGGAAGTCCAGCGCTGCCTGAAGGCGACGAGTTGGCCGCCGGCGGTGTATGAATATTTCCGGGGTGGTGGCTTTTCGTCGTGCTATTTGTCCAAGGGGGGCATGCCGCTGACGATGAGCCGGATCAGCCTGGTGCAGGGGCTCGGGCCGGTGTTGCAGATTGCGGAGGGCTGGTCGGTGGAGATCCCGAAGGCGGTGCATGATGCGCTCAACCGGCGCACCAATCAGACGTGGCCGACAACGTGGTTTGTGCCGCGTCTGACGGGGCGCGGTCCGTTTGCGGACGTGTACAGTGTGATGAACAACTGGAGCGCGAACCACGGTGCGATCAGCTACGGTCACATTGGCGCCGACCTGATTGCGTTAGCGGCGGCGCTGCGCATTCCCGTGGCGATGCACAACGTGGAGGAGGCAGCGATCTTCCGCCCGTCCGCGTGGGGGTTGTTTGGCGCCTCCGATCCGCAGGGGGCGGACTATCGGGCCTGTGCGAACTTTGGCCCGCTGTACGGCTAG